A window from Gossypium raimondii isolate GPD5lz chromosome 7, ASM2569854v1, whole genome shotgun sequence encodes these proteins:
- the LOC105777564 gene encoding uncharacterized protein LOC105777564, with product MSGGTPVAGGYMRQRHSQGYASGNDDLEDDACSRLQPLPPATLRTRTWTEILENVLWVASALFIIYFGDRHSNLIYLLWHDDRIRRMPLYLGLIGIGLNVAIFFYTSMLAWSVRRFDEKWELLSIIALPFLTLLGLVSFCLLCFALWPIWGFLTLPLLFTLFMAGLVLYPHIMIETLRPQNDFFRID from the exons ATGTCTGGTGGGACACCAGTTGCTGGTGGATATATGAGGCAAAGGCATAGCCAAGGATATGCATCAGGCAATGATGATCTTGAGGATGATGCATGCTCCAGGTTACAGCCTTTGCCACCGGCAACTCTGAGAACTAGAACTTGGACTGAAATTCTGGAGAATGTGCTTTGGGTTGCTTCGGCATTGTTCATAATCTACTTTGGTGATAGGCACTCCAATTTGATTTATCTATTGTGGCACGATGACCGAATCAGAAG AATGCCTTTATACCTTGGCTTAATCGGAATTGGGTTAAATGTTGCCATCTTCTTTTATACAAGTATGTTAGCATGGAGTGTAAGGAGGTTTGATGAAAAGTGGGAACTGTTAAGCATTATCGCATTGCCATTTCTTACCTTGCTCGGACTTGTCTCCTTTTGCTT ACTCTGCTTTGCGCTGTGGCCTATTTGGGGTTTCTTGACCCTTCCTCTTCTG TTCACGCTTTTTATGGCTGGCCTAGTTCTATACCCTCATATCATGATTGAGACATTGAGGccacaaaatgattttttccGTATAGATTAA
- the LOC105777442 gene encoding mediator of RNA polymerase II transcription subunit 17 isoform X3: MTRPKPLPNEVLSDLAVSAATKLQCYRQLGKYFKQSAKALEEQIAREARFYGALIRLQQNWKVKRQRLAAAASSSEGFIIDLFDNSLYDSAAMCRPSSLSTIRVDHDSAGMLAINLPPNSCRSLHFGFLGVHSADIPKELGKIRTRGSVEQCTREREKESMSDDEYIKETHTLLREVHQSIFDDQVFEMLNREAFNQSIGVNVTGIRENYLQLSIGQGNTLFISLVPSGKGDDQDAANTQDSESAIVPLDSFDNVKLEGKHGTSKRKWGFPNRTSCEIYLQQIVHEHAFVKAKDKPNLSGTRVSGQSGKDGPGLLGHFCLSLAHRIFSNRVLVELENVVCRVPYLHLMTHPTWHSQTSSWTIFLKVPQSILHAESQSLKSDFQNMKDAVKSQFRTKVVVNDDRINVEGDGAPNVVSLFKRSSENISSVNKYECDLADLPVIILLQAASQVICWLHEEALMVGIKTNRDFLCLTFELEQGDTVSLVAHVNPEDIKGGIAWWLVMEDGSPDDWKLQMDMYDGASEYRKFLGHLTLDVLYSTLMDLVSLCGGGRNH, from the exons ATGACCAGGCCTAAGCCATTACCTAATGAGGTCCTGTCTGATCTTGCTGTATCTGCTGCAACTAAGCTACAATGTTACCGG CAATTGGGCAAATACTTCAAACAGTCTGCCAAAGCTTTGGAAGAGCAGATTGCTAGGGAAGCAAGATTTTATGGTGCTCTAATAAG ATTGCAGCAAAATTGGAAGGTTAAACGACAACGGCTGGCTGCTGCGGCATCTAGTAGTGAAGGTTTCATTATTGATCTTTTTGATAATTCATTATATGATTCAGCAGCAATGTGTCGCCCATCTTCTCTTTCTACCATTCGTGTTGACCATGATTCAGCTGGAATGCTTGCTATAAACTTACCTCCAAATTCATGTCGGTCTCTTCATTTTGGTTTTCTTGGTGTGCATTCTGCTGATATCCCAAAAGAATTGGGTAAGATCAGGACCCGTGGCTCAGTTGAGCAGTGCACAAGAGAGCGTGAGAAAGAATCAATGAGTGATGATGAGTATATCAAAGAAACACATACTCTCCTTCGAGAAGTTCATCAATCAATCTTTGATGATCAG GTGTTTGAGATGTTGAATCGTGAAGCATTCAACCAATCTATTGGTGTGAATGTAACTGGAATACgagaaaattatttacaattaaGCATAGGTCAAGGAAACACTCTTTTCATATCACTTGTGCCATCTGGCAAGGGTGATGATCAGGACGCTGCCAATACCCAGGATTCAGAATCTGCAATTGTGCCTTTAGACTCATTTGATAATGTGAAATTAGAAGGAAAACATGGTACTTCTAAAAGGAAATGGGGTTTCCCTAATCGTACCAGTTGCGAAATTTATCTGCAGCAAATTGTTCATGAACATGCATTTGTTAAGGCAAAGGATAAACCAAATTTATCTGGTACTCGTGTATCTGGTCAATCAGGAAAGGATGGACCTGGTCTTCTTGGTCATTTCTGTCTGTCTCTGGCTCATAGAATCTTTTCGAACAGAGTTCTCGTGGAGCTGGAAAATGTG GTTTGCAGGGTCCCATATCTCCATTTGATGACCCATCCTACTTGGCATTCTCAGACATCTTCTTGGACAATCTTCTTGAAAGTTCCTCAGTCCATTCTTCATGCAGAATCTCAATCCCTGAAATCAGACTTCCAGAACATGAAGGATGCTGTAAAATCACAATTTCGTACCAAGGTGGTGGTCAATGATGACCGTATTAATGTTGAAGGGGACGGTGCTCCTAATGTTGTTAGCCTGTTCAAAAGAAGTTCTGAAAACATATCTTCTGTAAACAAATATGAATGTGACTTGGCCGATCTTCCTGTTATAATATTGCTGCAG GCTGCGAGCCAAGTGATTTGCTGGCTTCATGAGGAAGCTCTTATGGTGGGAATAAAAACAAATCGTGATTTCTTGTGCTTGACTTTTGAACTAGAACAGGGGGATACTGTTAGTCTGGTGGCCCATGTGAACCCAGAGGACATCAAAGGCGGCATCGCTTGGTGGTTAGTGATGGAAGATGGTTCCCCAGATGATTGGAAACTTCAAATGGACATGTATGATGGTGCATCTGAGTATAGGAAGTTTTTGGGGCATTTAACTTTGGATGTATTATACTCCACCTTGATGGACTTGGTTAGCTTGTGTGGTGGAGGCCGAAACCACTGA
- the LOC105777723 gene encoding probable ethanolamine kinase isoform X2 has protein sequence MGATKNIWTAMEANHAKQSHNGNSTFDDHSILHSNLSVDTALPFPLMVPRVIALCKDLFRKWAKLNDSCFSVDTVSGGITNLLLKVSVKEENGEYVSVTVRLYGPNTEYVINRERELRAIKYLSAAGFGAKLLGVFGNGMVQSFINARTLTPADMRKPKLVSEIAKQLRRFHQVEIPGSKEPQLWVDIFKFFEKASTLQFEDTDKQRTYETISFKEVHKEVTELKELTTLLNSPVVFAHNDLLSGNLMHNEEQEKLYLIDFEYGSYNYRGFDIGNHFNEYAGYDCDYSLYPSKDEQYHFFRHYLEPEKPYEVSEKDLEALYVETNTFMLASHLYWALWALIQARMSPIDFDYLGYYFLRYNEYKKQKRMCFYLAKSHISGSGKA, from the exons ATGGGAGCAACGAAGAACATCTGGACCGCCATGGAAGCAAACCATGCTAAACAAAGCCACAACGGCAATTCAACCTTCGATGATCATTCAATCCTTCACTCTAATCTCTCAGTTGATACCGCCCTTCCTTTTCCCCTTATGGTCCCTCGCGTCAT CGCCTTGTGCAAGGATCTGTTTCGGAAATGGGCTAAGTTGAACGATTCTTGCTTCTCCGTTGACACTGTATCAGGCGGCATCACGAATCTTC TGCTGAAGGTTTCTGTCAAGGAAGAAAATGGAGAATATGTGTCTGTAACAGTTAGATTGTATGGACCCAACACTGAATATGTCATCAATCGGGAACGTGAGTTACGG GCGATCAAATACCTCTCAGCTGCAGGATTTGGTGCCAAGTTGCTTGGTGTATTTGGAAATGGGATGGTACAATCTTTTATAAATGCACGTACCTTAACTCCAGCAG ATATGAGAAAGCCAAAGCTGGTTTCTGAAATCGCGAAGCAACTTCGAAGATTCCATCAAGTGGAAATTCCAGGTTCTAAAGAACCTCAGCTATGGGTTGACATCTTCAAGTTCTTTGAGAAAG CATCTACTCTCCAGTTTGAAGATACTGATAAACAAAGGACATATGAGACAATTTCGTTCAAGGAAGTGCATAAGGAAGTTACAGAGCTGAAG GAACTGACAACCCTTCTCAATTCTCCAGTGGTGTTTGCTCACAATGATTTGCTTTCTGGAAATTTGATGCATAATGAGGAACAAG AAAAGCTCTACTTGATAGACTTTGAGTATGGATCTTACAATTACAGAGGCTTTGACATTGGAAATCACTTCAATGAATATGCTGGCTATGACTGTGACTATAGCTT GTATCCGAGTAAAGATGAACAATATCATTTTTTCAGGCATTATTTAGAACCTGAAAAACCATACGAG GTATCAGAAAAAGACCTTGAAGCTCTGTATGTGGAGACTAATACGTTCATGTTAGCTTCACATTTATATTGGGCGTTATGGGCCTTAATCCAG GCAAGGATGTCACCCATCGATTTTGATTATCTCGGGTATTACTTCTTGCGGTACAATGAGTAtaagaagcagaagagaatgtgTTTCTACCTTGCAAAATCTCACATATCTGGTTCTGGAAAAGCATAA
- the LOC105777442 gene encoding mediator of RNA polymerase II transcription subunit 17 isoform X1, protein MDGNLEISLDKLPIKRLESIEENGVERYPSDSSYDEKRVSLIRRIDFAWALEDDEERERKKRQKKSSKDASATWQWQSMVENLQLAHQELSVIIDLINTVDANDAVTVAGMTRPKPLPNEVLSDLAVSAATKLQCYRQLGKYFKQSAKALEEQIAREARFYGALIRLQQNWKVKRQRLAAAASSSEGFIIDLFDNSLYDSAAMCRPSSLSTIRVDHDSAGMLAINLPPNSCRSLHFGFLGVHSADIPKELGKIRTRGSVEQCTREREKESMSDDEYIKETHTLLREVHQSIFDDQVFEMLNREAFNQSIGVNVTGIRENYLQLSIGQGNTLFISLVPSGKGDDQDAANTQDSESAIVPLDSFDNVKLEGKHGTSKRKWGFPNRTSCEIYLQQIVHEHAFVKAKDKPNLSGTRVSGQSGKDGPGLLGHFCLSLAHRIFSNRVLVELENVVCRVPYLHLMTHPTWHSQTSSWTIFLKVPQSILHAESQSLKSDFQNMKDAVKSQFRTKVVVNDDRINVEGDGAPNVVSLFKRSSENISSVNKYECDLADLPVIILLQAASQVICWLHEEALMVGIKTNRDFLCLTFELEQGDTVSLVAHVNPEDIKGGIAWWLVMEDGSPDDWKLQMDMYDGASEYRKFLGHLTLDVLYSTLMDLVSLCGGGRNH, encoded by the exons atggacGGAAATCTTGAAATCTCCTTGGATAAACTTCCCATTAAGCGCCTCGAATCTATAGAAGAAAACGGCGTCGAACGATACCCTTC AGATTCGAGCTACGATGAGAAGCGAGTGTCGCTTATACGGAGAATAGACTTCGCGTGGGCGTTGGAGGATGACGAAGAAAGGGAGAGGAAGAAGAGGCAGAAGAAGAGCTCCAAAGATGCCTCCGCTACGTGGCAGTGGCAGAGCATGGTTGAGAATCTCCAGTTGGCTCACCAGGAGCTCTCCGTCATCATCGACCTTATCAACACT gtGGACGCTAATGATGCTGTAACAGTTGCTGGCATGACCAGGCCTAAGCCATTACCTAATGAGGTCCTGTCTGATCTTGCTGTATCTGCTGCAACTAAGCTACAATGTTACCGG CAATTGGGCAAATACTTCAAACAGTCTGCCAAAGCTTTGGAAGAGCAGATTGCTAGGGAAGCAAGATTTTATGGTGCTCTAATAAG ATTGCAGCAAAATTGGAAGGTTAAACGACAACGGCTGGCTGCTGCGGCATCTAGTAGTGAAGGTTTCATTATTGATCTTTTTGATAATTCATTATATGATTCAGCAGCAATGTGTCGCCCATCTTCTCTTTCTACCATTCGTGTTGACCATGATTCAGCTGGAATGCTTGCTATAAACTTACCTCCAAATTCATGTCGGTCTCTTCATTTTGGTTTTCTTGGTGTGCATTCTGCTGATATCCCAAAAGAATTGGGTAAGATCAGGACCCGTGGCTCAGTTGAGCAGTGCACAAGAGAGCGTGAGAAAGAATCAATGAGTGATGATGAGTATATCAAAGAAACACATACTCTCCTTCGAGAAGTTCATCAATCAATCTTTGATGATCAG GTGTTTGAGATGTTGAATCGTGAAGCATTCAACCAATCTATTGGTGTGAATGTAACTGGAATACgagaaaattatttacaattaaGCATAGGTCAAGGAAACACTCTTTTCATATCACTTGTGCCATCTGGCAAGGGTGATGATCAGGACGCTGCCAATACCCAGGATTCAGAATCTGCAATTGTGCCTTTAGACTCATTTGATAATGTGAAATTAGAAGGAAAACATGGTACTTCTAAAAGGAAATGGGGTTTCCCTAATCGTACCAGTTGCGAAATTTATCTGCAGCAAATTGTTCATGAACATGCATTTGTTAAGGCAAAGGATAAACCAAATTTATCTGGTACTCGTGTATCTGGTCAATCAGGAAAGGATGGACCTGGTCTTCTTGGTCATTTCTGTCTGTCTCTGGCTCATAGAATCTTTTCGAACAGAGTTCTCGTGGAGCTGGAAAATGTG GTTTGCAGGGTCCCATATCTCCATTTGATGACCCATCCTACTTGGCATTCTCAGACATCTTCTTGGACAATCTTCTTGAAAGTTCCTCAGTCCATTCTTCATGCAGAATCTCAATCCCTGAAATCAGACTTCCAGAACATGAAGGATGCTGTAAAATCACAATTTCGTACCAAGGTGGTGGTCAATGATGACCGTATTAATGTTGAAGGGGACGGTGCTCCTAATGTTGTTAGCCTGTTCAAAAGAAGTTCTGAAAACATATCTTCTGTAAACAAATATGAATGTGACTTGGCCGATCTTCCTGTTATAATATTGCTGCAG GCTGCGAGCCAAGTGATTTGCTGGCTTCATGAGGAAGCTCTTATGGTGGGAATAAAAACAAATCGTGATTTCTTGTGCTTGACTTTTGAACTAGAACAGGGGGATACTGTTAGTCTGGTGGCCCATGTGAACCCAGAGGACATCAAAGGCGGCATCGCTTGGTGGTTAGTGATGGAAGATGGTTCCCCAGATGATTGGAAACTTCAAATGGACATGTATGATGGTGCATCTGAGTATAGGAAGTTTTTGGGGCATTTAACTTTGGATGTATTATACTCCACCTTGATGGACTTGGTTAGCTTGTGTGGTGGAGGCCGAAACCACTGA
- the LOC105777723 gene encoding probable ethanolamine kinase isoform X1: protein MGATKNIWTAMEANHAKQSHNGNSTFDDHSILHSNLSVDTALPFPLMVPRVIALCKDLFRKWAKLNDSCFSVDTVSGGITNLLLKVSVKEENGEYVSVTVRLYGPNTEYVINRERWVKDMLIISSTTAIKYLSAAGFGAKLLGVFGNGMVQSFINARTLTPADMRKPKLVSEIAKQLRRFHQVEIPGSKEPQLWVDIFKFFEKASTLQFEDTDKQRTYETISFKEVHKEVTELKELTTLLNSPVVFAHNDLLSGNLMHNEEQEKLYLIDFEYGSYNYRGFDIGNHFNEYAGYDCDYSLYPSKDEQYHFFRHYLEPEKPYEVSEKDLEALYVETNTFMLASHLYWALWALIQARMSPIDFDYLGYYFLRYNEYKKQKRMCFYLAKSHISGSGKA from the exons ATGGGAGCAACGAAGAACATCTGGACCGCCATGGAAGCAAACCATGCTAAACAAAGCCACAACGGCAATTCAACCTTCGATGATCATTCAATCCTTCACTCTAATCTCTCAGTTGATACCGCCCTTCCTTTTCCCCTTATGGTCCCTCGCGTCAT CGCCTTGTGCAAGGATCTGTTTCGGAAATGGGCTAAGTTGAACGATTCTTGCTTCTCCGTTGACACTGTATCAGGCGGCATCACGAATCTTC TGCTGAAGGTTTCTGTCAAGGAAGAAAATGGAGAATATGTGTCTGTAACAGTTAGATTGTATGGACCCAACACTGAATATGTCATCAATCGGGAAC GGTGGGTCAAGGATATGCTAATAATTTCAAGTACAACG GCGATCAAATACCTCTCAGCTGCAGGATTTGGTGCCAAGTTGCTTGGTGTATTTGGAAATGGGATGGTACAATCTTTTATAAATGCACGTACCTTAACTCCAGCAG ATATGAGAAAGCCAAAGCTGGTTTCTGAAATCGCGAAGCAACTTCGAAGATTCCATCAAGTGGAAATTCCAGGTTCTAAAGAACCTCAGCTATGGGTTGACATCTTCAAGTTCTTTGAGAAAG CATCTACTCTCCAGTTTGAAGATACTGATAAACAAAGGACATATGAGACAATTTCGTTCAAGGAAGTGCATAAGGAAGTTACAGAGCTGAAG GAACTGACAACCCTTCTCAATTCTCCAGTGGTGTTTGCTCACAATGATTTGCTTTCTGGAAATTTGATGCATAATGAGGAACAAG AAAAGCTCTACTTGATAGACTTTGAGTATGGATCTTACAATTACAGAGGCTTTGACATTGGAAATCACTTCAATGAATATGCTGGCTATGACTGTGACTATAGCTT GTATCCGAGTAAAGATGAACAATATCATTTTTTCAGGCATTATTTAGAACCTGAAAAACCATACGAG GTATCAGAAAAAGACCTTGAAGCTCTGTATGTGGAGACTAATACGTTCATGTTAGCTTCACATTTATATTGGGCGTTATGGGCCTTAATCCAG GCAAGGATGTCACCCATCGATTTTGATTATCTCGGGTATTACTTCTTGCGGTACAATGAGTAtaagaagcagaagagaatgtgTTTCTACCTTGCAAAATCTCACATATCTGGTTCTGGAAAAGCATAA
- the LOC105770277 gene encoding uncharacterized protein At1g15400, with protein sequence MEKSGLQRSTTSFRRQGSSGLIWDDKFLSGDLNKMKLNNQRSRSENGDGNMYRTTMKVAPPSFDPPSPKVSGCGFCGIFGKPEAAPTKRRSKKR encoded by the coding sequence ATGGAGAAGAGTGGTCTGCAAAGGTCTACCACTTCGTTCAGGAGACAAGGCTCATCAGGGTTGATTTGGGATGACAAGTTTTTATCAGGTGACTTGAACAAAATGAAGCTTAACAATCAACGTAGCCGATCGGAAAATGGTGACGGGAATATGTACCGGACGACGATGAAGGTGGCGCCCCCTAGCTTCGACCCTCCTTCTCCTAAGGTCTCTGGTTGTGGCTTTTGTGGGATTTTTGGCAAACCGGAAGCAGCGCCCACAAAGAGAAGATCAAAGAAACGTTAG
- the LOC105777647 gene encoding F-box/kelch-repeat protein At1g55270, with protein sequence MDRMVQPPLVDTTACLCRVDAGLKTVAGAKKYVPRTKLCLQPSIKPSIHPTRNKAARSNRSCYQSPLLPGLPDDLAIACLVRVPRVEHRKLRVVCKRWYRLLSGNFFYSLRKSLGIAEEWIYIIKRDREGKISWHAFDPVYQLWQPLPPVPKEYSEALGFGCAVLSGCHLYLFGGKDLLKGSMRRVIFYSARTNKWHRAPDMLRRRHFFGSCVIKNRLYVAGGENEGVHRSLRSAEVYDPNKNRWSFISDMSTAMVPFIGVVYEDKWFLKGLGPHRQVMSEIYQPETDSWYPFYNGMVAGWRNPCASLNGQLYALDCKDGCKLRVYDEVGDSWSKHIDSKIHLGNSRALEAAALVPLNGKLCIIRNNMSISLVDVSKSNDLKGSTAQHLWETIAGKGQFKTLVTNLWSSLAGRNRLKSHIVHCQVLQA encoded by the exons ATGGACAGAATGGTTCAACCTCCATTG GTTGATACAACAGCCTGTTTATGTAGAGTAGATGCTGGACTCAAAACTGTTGCTGGAGCAAAAAAATACGTACCACGTACAAAGCTGTGTCTCCAACCCAGTATTAAACCGTCCATTCATCCAACAAGAAACAAGGCAGCACGTAGTAATAGGAGCTGTTACCAATCTCCTCTGCTCCCAGGACTCCCCGATGATCTTGCTATCGCTTGCCTAGTAAGGGTTCCCCGAGTTGAGCACAGGAAGTTACGTGTGGTCTGCAAAAGGTGGTATAGACTTCTATCTGGTAACTTCTTTTATTCACTCCGAAAGAGCCTTGGAATTGCAGAAGAATGGATTTACATCATTAAGAGAGATCGAGAGGGAAAAATTTCTTGGCATGCCTTTGATCCTGTATACCAGCTCTGGCAGCCACTCCCTCCAGTCCCTAAGGAATATTCTGAAGCCCTTGGGTTTGGATGTGCCGTCCTTAGTGGTTGTCACCTTTATCTGTTTGGTGGTAAGGATCTATTAAAGGGATCGATGAGACGAGTCATATTTTATAGTGCCAGGACAAATAAATGGCACCGTGCTCCAGATATGCTTCGTCGAAGGCATTTTTTCGGTTCATGTGTGATAAAGAATCGCTTGTATGTTGCTGGTGGAGAGAATGAGGGAGTGCATCGGTCATTGAGATCAGCTGAAGTTTACGATCCCAACAAGAATAGATGGTCATTTATTTCAGATATGAGCACTGCAATGGTGCCCTTCATTGGGGTTGTATATGAGGATAAGTGGTTTTTGAAGGGACTTGGACCTCACCGGCAAGTGATGAGTGAGATCTACCAACCCGAAACAGACAGCTGGTACCCTTTCTATAATGGAATGGTTGCAGGCTGGAGGAACCCCTGTGCTTCCTTAAATGGGCAGCTCTATGCCTTGGATTGTAAGGATGGTTGTAAGTTGAGGGTTTATGATGAAGTGGGTGATTCTTGGAGTAAGCATATTGACAGTAAGATACACTTGGGCAATTCTCGGGCTCTGGAGGCGGCAGCGCTTGTTCCACTTAATGGAAAACTTTGCATCATTCGAAATAATATGAGTATATCTCTGGTTGACGTTTCCAAGTCCAATGATCTGAAGGGATCTACTGCTCAACATTTATGGGAAACTATAGCAGGGAAAGGTCAGTTCAAAACCTTGGTTACGAATCTTTGGTCTAGCCTTGCCGGCAGGAACCGGCTGAAAAGCCACATTGTTCACTGCCAGGTTCTCCAAGCATAG
- the LOC105777442 gene encoding mediator of RNA polymerase II transcription subunit 17 isoform X2, producing the protein MDGNLEISLDKLPIKRLESIEENGVERYPSDSSYDEKRVSLIRRIDFAWALEDDEERERKKRQKKSSKDASATWQWQSMVENLQLAHQELSVIIDLINTVDANDAVTVAGMTRPKPLPNEVLSDLAVSAATKLQCYRQLGKYFKQSAKALEEQIAREARFYGALIRLQQNWKVKRQRLAAAASSSEGFIIDLFDNSLYDSAAMCRPSSLSTIRVDHDSAGMLAINLPPNSCRSLHFGFLGVHSADIPKELGKIRTRGSVEQCTREREKESMSDDEYIKETHTLLREVHQSIFDDQVFEMLNREAFNQSIGVNVTGIRENYLQLSIGQGNTLFISLVPSGKGDDQDAANTQDSESAIVPLDSFDNVKLEGKHGTSKRKWGFPNRTSCEIYLQQIVHEHAFVKAKDKPNLSGTRVSGQSGKDGPGLLGHFCLSLAHRIFSNRVLVELENVVCRVPYLHLMTHPTWHSQTSSWTIFLKVPQSILHAESQSLKSDFQNMKDAVKSQFRTKVVVNDDRINVEGDGAPNVVSLFKRSSENISSVNKYECDLADLPVIILLQGDTVSLVAHVNPEDIKGGIAWWLVMEDGSPDDWKLQMDMYDGASEYRKFLGHLTLDVLYSTLMDLVSLCGGGRNH; encoded by the exons atggacGGAAATCTTGAAATCTCCTTGGATAAACTTCCCATTAAGCGCCTCGAATCTATAGAAGAAAACGGCGTCGAACGATACCCTTC AGATTCGAGCTACGATGAGAAGCGAGTGTCGCTTATACGGAGAATAGACTTCGCGTGGGCGTTGGAGGATGACGAAGAAAGGGAGAGGAAGAAGAGGCAGAAGAAGAGCTCCAAAGATGCCTCCGCTACGTGGCAGTGGCAGAGCATGGTTGAGAATCTCCAGTTGGCTCACCAGGAGCTCTCCGTCATCATCGACCTTATCAACACT gtGGACGCTAATGATGCTGTAACAGTTGCTGGCATGACCAGGCCTAAGCCATTACCTAATGAGGTCCTGTCTGATCTTGCTGTATCTGCTGCAACTAAGCTACAATGTTACCGG CAATTGGGCAAATACTTCAAACAGTCTGCCAAAGCTTTGGAAGAGCAGATTGCTAGGGAAGCAAGATTTTATGGTGCTCTAATAAG ATTGCAGCAAAATTGGAAGGTTAAACGACAACGGCTGGCTGCTGCGGCATCTAGTAGTGAAGGTTTCATTATTGATCTTTTTGATAATTCATTATATGATTCAGCAGCAATGTGTCGCCCATCTTCTCTTTCTACCATTCGTGTTGACCATGATTCAGCTGGAATGCTTGCTATAAACTTACCTCCAAATTCATGTCGGTCTCTTCATTTTGGTTTTCTTGGTGTGCATTCTGCTGATATCCCAAAAGAATTGGGTAAGATCAGGACCCGTGGCTCAGTTGAGCAGTGCACAAGAGAGCGTGAGAAAGAATCAATGAGTGATGATGAGTATATCAAAGAAACACATACTCTCCTTCGAGAAGTTCATCAATCAATCTTTGATGATCAG GTGTTTGAGATGTTGAATCGTGAAGCATTCAACCAATCTATTGGTGTGAATGTAACTGGAATACgagaaaattatttacaattaaGCATAGGTCAAGGAAACACTCTTTTCATATCACTTGTGCCATCTGGCAAGGGTGATGATCAGGACGCTGCCAATACCCAGGATTCAGAATCTGCAATTGTGCCTTTAGACTCATTTGATAATGTGAAATTAGAAGGAAAACATGGTACTTCTAAAAGGAAATGGGGTTTCCCTAATCGTACCAGTTGCGAAATTTATCTGCAGCAAATTGTTCATGAACATGCATTTGTTAAGGCAAAGGATAAACCAAATTTATCTGGTACTCGTGTATCTGGTCAATCAGGAAAGGATGGACCTGGTCTTCTTGGTCATTTCTGTCTGTCTCTGGCTCATAGAATCTTTTCGAACAGAGTTCTCGTGGAGCTGGAAAATGTG GTTTGCAGGGTCCCATATCTCCATTTGATGACCCATCCTACTTGGCATTCTCAGACATCTTCTTGGACAATCTTCTTGAAAGTTCCTCAGTCCATTCTTCATGCAGAATCTCAATCCCTGAAATCAGACTTCCAGAACATGAAGGATGCTGTAAAATCACAATTTCGTACCAAGGTGGTGGTCAATGATGACCGTATTAATGTTGAAGGGGACGGTGCTCCTAATGTTGTTAGCCTGTTCAAAAGAAGTTCTGAAAACATATCTTCTGTAAACAAATATGAATGTGACTTGGCCGATCTTCCTGTTATAATATTGCTGCAG GGGGATACTGTTAGTCTGGTGGCCCATGTGAACCCAGAGGACATCAAAGGCGGCATCGCTTGGTGGTTAGTGATGGAAGATGGTTCCCCAGATGATTGGAAACTTCAAATGGACATGTATGATGGTGCATCTGAGTATAGGAAGTTTTTGGGGCATTTAACTTTGGATGTATTATACTCCACCTTGATGGACTTGGTTAGCTTGTGTGGTGGAGGCCGAAACCACTGA